The Salvelinus sp. IW2-2015 linkage group LG6.2, ASM291031v2, whole genome shotgun sequence genome window below encodes:
- the LOC111965656 gene encoding CD40 ligand-like, translated as MINTYQTSMPPPPIPPRLGSVMSAPGPGHSKPLLRFLIGMIVLQMVLLLGGFAYLYHTDNKYHEDLEHKYLDDMIILKRLEECEKDIQSVLDCKTLVEKYKSILAKVSQKEGRAAKLTGGGPSYGAMARMIVKQPVSGAPPTKYLEWNIDHSVRRNVQYYMSSWLKVLQPGDYNIYSQVAFSKWHPKTPLASRVKLRKGETGEEKDLMTAYCSLGDQDHTDVCTAFQGGVFSLEPDDQLSVWVTDPSLVNYEEGTTTFGLYKL; from the exons ATGATCAACACTTACCAGACCAGCATGCCTCCACCACCTATTCCCCCACGGCTAGGCTCTGTCATGTCGGCACCAGGACCAGGCCACagcaaacctctcctcaggttcCTCATTGGCATGATAGTGCTTCAAATGGTTCTGCTACTGGGGGGATTCGCCTACCTGTACCACACGGACAACAAG TATCACGAGGACCTTGAACACAAGTACCTGGATGATATGATCATCCTGAAGAGACTGGAAGAGTGTGAGAAAGACATCCAGTCAGTGTTGGACTGTAAGACGCTTGTGGAGAAATACAAAAGCATCCTGGCAAAG GTCTCACAAAAGGAAGGAAGAG CTGCTAAACTCACTGGGGGTGGGCCCTCGTATGGAGCCATGGCACGCATGATAGTCAAGCAACCTGTTTCTGGTGCGCCTCCAA CAAAGTATCTGGAGTGGAACATAGACCACTCAGTGCGGAGGAACGTCCAGTACTACATGTCCAGCTGGCTGAAGGTGCTGCAGCCTGGAGACTACAACATCTACTCCCAGGTGGCCttctccaaatggcaccccaaaACCCCTCTGGCCAGCCGGGTGAAGCTAAGGAAGGGGGAGACGGGAGAGGAGAAAGACCTGATGACAGCCTACTGCAGCCTGGGGGACCAGGATCATACAGACGTGTGTACAGCTTTCCAGGGAGGAGTGTTCAGTCTGGAGCCAGACGATCAGCTTAGTGTGTGGGTGACGGACCCCAGCCTAGTCAACTATGAGGAGGGGACTACCACCTTTGGATTGTAYAAGCTGTAG